A window of the Macaca nemestrina isolate mMacNem1 chromosome X, mMacNem.hap1, whole genome shotgun sequence genome harbors these coding sequences:
- the LOC105481362 gene encoding probable G-protein coupled receptor 101: MTSTCTNSTRESNSSHTCMPLSKMPISLAHGIIRSTVLVIFLAAAFVGNIVLALVLQRKPQLLQVTNRFIFNLLVTDLLQVSLVAPWVVATSVPLFWPLNSHFCTALVSLTHLFAFASVNTIVVVSVDRYLSIIHPLSYPSKMTQRRGYLLLYGTWIVAILQSTPPLYGWGQAAFDERNALCSMIWGASPSYTILSVVSFIVIPLIVMIACYSVVFGAARRQHALLYNVKRHSLEVRVKDCVENEDEEGAEKEEFQDESEFRRQHEGEVKAKEGRMEVKDGSLKAKEGSKGTSEGSAEARDSEEVRESSMVASDGSVQGKEGGTKVENSMKADKGGTEVNHCSIDLGEDDMEFGEDDINFSEGDVEAVNIPESLPPSRRNSNSDPPLPRCYQCKAAKVIFIIIFSYVLSLGPYCFLAVLAVWVDVETNVPQWVITIIIWLFFLQCCIHPYIYGYMHKTIKKEIQDMLKKFFCKEKPPKEDSHPDLPGTEAGTLGGTEGKIVPSYDSAAFP; the protein is encoded by the coding sequence ATGACGTCCACCTGCACCAACAGCACGCGCGAGAGTAACAGCAGCCACACGTGCATGCCCCTCTCCAAAATGCCCATCAGCCTGGCTCACGGCATCATCCGCTCAACCGTGCTGGTTATCTTCCTCGCTGCCGCTTTCGTCGGCAACATAGTGCTGGCGCTAGTGTTGCAGCGCAAACCGCAGCTGCTGCAGGTGACCAACCGTTTTATCTTTAACCTCCTCGTCACCGACCTGCTGCAGGTTTCGCTCGTGGCACCCTGGGTGGTGGCCACCTCTGTGCCTCTCTTCTGGCCCCTCAACAGCCACTTCTGCACGGCCCTGGTTAGCCTCACCCACCTGTTCGCCTTCGCCAGTGTCAACACCATTGTCGTGGTGTCAGTGGATCGCTACTTGTCCATCATCCACCCTCTCTCCTACCCGTCCAAGATGACCCAGCGCCGTGGTTACTTGCTCCTCTATGGCACCTGGATTGTGGCCATCCTGCAGAGCACTCCTCCACTCTACGGCTGGGGCCAGGCTGCCTTTGATGAGCGCAATGCCCTCTGCTCCATGATCTGGGGGGCCAGCCCCAGCTACACTATTCTCAGCGTGGTGTCCTTCATCGTCATTCCACTGATTGTCATGATTGCCTGCTACTCCGTGGTGTTCGGTGCAGCCCGGAGGCAGCATGCTCTGCTGTACAATGTCAAGAGACACAGCTTGGAAGTGCGAGTCAAGGACTGTGTAGAGAATGAGGATGAAGAGGGAGCAGAGAAGGAGGAGTTCCAGGATGAGAGTGAGTTTCGCCGCCAGCATGAAGGTGAGGTCAAGGCCAAAGAAGGCAGAATGGAAGTCAAGGACGGCAGCCTGAAGGccaaggaaggaagcaaggggaCCAGTGAGGGTAGTGCAGAGGCCAGGGACAGCGAGGAGGTCAGAGAGAGCAGCATGGTGGCCAGCGACGGCAGCGTGCAGGGTAAGGAAGGTGGCACCAAAGTTGAGAACAGCATGAAGGCAGACAAGGGTGGCACAGAGGTCAACCACTGCAGCATTGACTTGGGTGAAGACGACATGGAGTTTGGTGAAGACGACATCAATTTCAGTGAGGGTGATGTCGAGGCAGTGAACATCCCGGAGAGCCTCCCACCCAGTCGTCGTAACAGCAACAGCGACCCTCCTCTGCCCAGGTGCTACCAGTGCAAAGCTGCTAAAGTGATCTTCATCATCATTTTCTCCTATGTGCTATCCCTGGGGCCCTACTGCTTTTTGGCAGTCTTGGCTGTGTGGGTGGATGTCGAAACCAATGTACCCCAGTGGGTGATCACCATAATCATCTGGCTTTTCTTCCTGCAGTGCTGCATCCACCCCTACATCTATGGTTACATGCACAAGACCATTAAGAAGGAAATCCAGGATATGCTGAAGAAGTTCTTCTGCAAGGAAAAGCCCCCAAAAGAAGATAGCCACCCAGACCTGCCCGGAACCGAAGCTGGCACACTGGGTGGTACTGAGGGCAAGATTGTCCCTTCCTACGATTCTGCTGCTTTTCCTTGA